Sequence from the Levilactobacillus zymae genome:
AATTAAAAATAAAACTATTTCATAGCGCACCATATCAGGATAATACATCTGTTCTTACTGCAAGAATAAGATCAATGAGATTAAAATGTTTAGTGAATAGATTTGGTAGTAAAAAAATTGATGTGTTATTTATTCCTGCCGGTAGTACTTATTTATCATATTCTGATTTTAATATTCCTGTTATTTATTTGAGTGATGCAACGTTTCATGTAATGATTGATTACTACTATACAAATTTAACTAAAAAACAAGTAGAAAATGGTAATTTGATAGAAAAGAGAGCAATAGAAAATGCGGATAAGGTCATCTATTCAAGCGATTGGGCAATGAATGATGCTATTGACTTTTATGGTATAAATTTCGAAAAATGTAAGATGATACCTTTTGGGGCTAATATGATTTCTCCAAATGAGAGAAAGCCTAAATCTATAAAATCTAAAAAAAATATTAATCTTCTCTTTGTTGGTGTAGATAGTAAGAGAAAAGGTTTAATAATAGCAGTCGATACAATCAATGAGTTAAATAAAAATATTTCAGGGTATAAATTTACCTTAACTGTTATTGGTAATGATGAAAAATGGCTAAAGGATAACGATAACATCAACGTACTTGGTTTTTTAGATAAAAATAAAAATGGTGATATAATCAAAATACATAATGCATATAAAGCTGCTGATTTATTTATTCTTCCAACAACTGCAGAAGCTGCAGGTATTGTTTTTGCAGAATCGAGTATGTATGGTTTACCGATCTTAACATATGCAACTGGAGGAGTTTCAACTTATGTTAAGAACGAGGTTAACGGATTTACATTACCTAAAAATACCAAAAACTTTTTTGAAAAAATAGAGAGATTAATTGAAAATCCTGGAGAATATGAAAATATGTCATATAATGCTATCCAATTGTATGAGCGTATTTTTAACTGGGATAATTGGATAGCTGACGCATCAAAAATTATTGACGATCTAGTAAAAAAAAATTAAGAATAAAATATGTTTAATGGAGGTTGTGGATTGAATAAAATAAAAGTAATGACTGTGTTTGGAACACGTCCTGAAGCAATTAAAATGGCTCCTGTTGTTGGTGCATTAAAAAAAAGAGCAAATGAGTTTGAAACAGTGACTGTAGTTAGTGCACAACATCGACAGATGCTGGATCAAGTTTTAAATATTTTTAAGATCAAGCCAGATTATGATTTAGATATTATGCAGCGTGAGCAAACATTGAGCAAAATAACTACACGGGTTATTACGAGTTTAGATAAAGTGATAGAAGAAGCCCAACCCGATATTATTCTTGTTCATGGAGATACCACTACCACGTTTGCAACTAGTATTAGTGCATTTTATCATCAGATTATGATTGGACACGTGGAGGCTGGATTACGTACTTGGGAGAAATATTCTCCCTATCCCGAAGAAATGAATCGTCAATTAACAGATGTACTTGCTGATTTATATTTTGCTCCAACCGCACAAAGTAAAATTAATTTATTAAATGAAAATCATGCTGACCATAATATCTTCATTACTGGTAATACCGCTATAGATGCATTGAAACAGACAGTTGATAAGGATTATAAACATGATATTTTGAAAAAAATTGATAATAACAACAGAGTTATTCTGGTAACTATGCATCGTCGTGAAAATCAAGGAGAACCAATGCGTCGTGTTTTTAAAGTAATACGTGAGGTGGTAGATTCTTACTCTGATGTAGAAGTTATTTATCCCGTACATCTCAATCCGGTTGTACAGGATATTGCTAAAAGTATTTTAGGTGATAATCCACGGATCCATTTAATTAGCCCACTGGATGTAGTTGACTTTCATAACTTATCCGCACGAAGTTATTTTATTATGACAGATTCTGGTGGCGTCCAAGAAGAAGCACCCTCATTAGGTAAACCAGTATTAGTTTTACGCGATAATACTGAACGTCCAGAGGGTGTTACTGCTGGCACGCTACGTTTAGTCGGCACGGACCCTAAAACGATTAGAGAGGCTATGATTGAGCTACTAGGTAATCAAGTGGCTTATAATGAAATGGCACATGCTAAAAATCCTTATGGAGATGGGCAAGCAGCAAATAGAATTTTAGATGCCATAGCTTATTCTTTTAAAATTAATGATAAACGTCCAGATGATTTTGACATTTAAGTAACAGATAAAATAATTTTGTTGTGAGAAATATTCTATCGCGCGTTTTACGCTCTCGAAAGAATTCGCCAACTACAATTTGATTGAAGAACAGACCGGTGTTCCGCTGTACTTTGCGCACGCTTATTCGCCACATGAACGAGGCAGTAATGAAAATCGCAACCGAGTACTACGCCGCTTCATTCCCAAAGGTCAACCGATTGATGAGATTACCGATGATGAATTGATTCAAATTAACTGGTATTTGAATTCCCGACCACTCAAATGTTTAAATTGGCGGACACCGATTGAGATCTTTTTGCGTGATCTGCGTTACTAAATTTGTTCAAGTTATTTCTTGCAATCTGCCTATCTCGATGTCAACCTTATCAGGCTGAATTAGCACAAACAGATGCCGAATACAAGCGATCACGATGTGGTCGGAAAACTAAGCTGAGCGATGAGTTAAAGCAAAAAATTCTCAACCATTTACGTCT
This genomic interval carries:
- a CDS encoding glycosyltransferase family 4 protein, which translates into the protein MIRIGYVTTMDPESQAAWSGTIHTIYKALNKRYQVEPIIIKQNFLLKKILSKFSKLKIKLFHSAPYQDNTSVLTARIRSMRLKCLVNRFGSKKIDVLFIPAGSTYLSYSDFNIPVIYLSDATFHVMIDYYYTNLTKKQVENGNLIEKRAIENADKVIYSSDWAMNDAIDFYGINFEKCKMIPFGANMISPNERKPKSIKSKKNINLLFVGVDSKRKGLIIAVDTINELNKNISGYKFTLTVIGNDEKWLKDNDNINVLGFLDKNKNGDIIKIHNAYKAADLFILPTTAEAAGIVFAESSMYGLPILTYATGGVSTYVKNEVNGFTLPKNTKNFFEKIERLIENPGEYENMSYNAIQLYERIFNWDNWIADASKIIDDLVKKN
- the wecB gene encoding non-hydrolyzing UDP-N-acetylglucosamine 2-epimerase; protein product: MNKIKVMTVFGTRPEAIKMAPVVGALKKRANEFETVTVVSAQHRQMLDQVLNIFKIKPDYDLDIMQREQTLSKITTRVITSLDKVIEEAQPDIILVHGDTTTTFATSISAFYHQIMIGHVEAGLRTWEKYSPYPEEMNRQLTDVLADLYFAPTAQSKINLLNENHADHNIFITGNTAIDALKQTVDKDYKHDILKKIDNNNRVILVTMHRRENQGEPMRRVFKVIREVVDSYSDVEVIYPVHLNPVVQDIAKSILGDNPRIHLISPLDVVDFHNLSARSYFIMTDSGGVQEEAPSLGKPVLVLRDNTERPEGVTAGTLRLVGTDPKTIREAMIELLGNQVAYNEMAHAKNPYGDGQAANRILDAIAYSFKINDKRPDDFDI